DNA sequence from the Gordonia polyisoprenivorans genome:
GTGTGCGTTCACGATCGCCGCCGGGCCGTAGTAGCTGCCCTCGTTCCAGAACACCGGGCAGCTGGTGGTGCAGCACGCGCACAGGATGCACTTGGTGGTGTCGTCGAAGCGGGCGCGATCGGCCGCGGACTGGATGCGCTCACGGGTCGGCTCGTTGCCACTGGTGATCAGGAACGGCTTGATCGCCCGGTAGGCGTCGAAGAACGGCTCCATGTTGACCACGAGATCCTTCTCCACCGGAAGCCCCTTGATGGGCTCGATGGTGATGGTGATCTCCTTGTTCTTGTCTTTCGGGAGTAAGTCCTTCATCAGCAGCTTGCAGGCGAGCCGGTTCACGCCGTTGATGCGCATGGCGTCCGAGCCGCACACCCCGTGGGCACAACTGCGCCGGAAGGTGAGCGTGCCGTCGAGGTAGCCCTTGACGTAGAGCAGCAGGTTCAGCAGGCGGTCGGTCGGCAGCGCCGGGACGCGGAAGCTCTCGAAACCCTGTGCGTCGGGGTTCTCCGGGTTGAACCGGTAGATCTTCAGCGTCACCATCGTCGCCTCGTCCGGAACCGCGGGCAATGGCGGGTCGTCGGACGAGGGGGCCGGATTCTCCATGGTCACTGTCATCAGTACTTACGCTCCATCGGCTCGTAGCGGGTCTGGATGACGGGCTTCCAATCCAGCTCGATGTCGCTGAGCAGATCGTCGCCCTTCTTGTAGGCCATCGTGTGCCGCATGTAGTTGACGTCGTCGCGGTTGGGATAGTCCTCGCGGGCGTGGCCTCCGCGCGACTCCTTGCGGTTCAACGCGCCGACGACGG
Encoded proteins:
- a CDS encoding succinate dehydrogenase iron-sulfur subunit, yielding MTVTMENPAPSSDDPPLPAVPDEATMVTLKIYRFNPENPDAQGFESFRVPALPTDRLLNLLLYVKGYLDGTLTFRRSCAHGVCGSDAMRINGVNRLACKLLMKDLLPKDKNKEITITIEPIKGLPVEKDLVVNMEPFFDAYRAIKPFLITSGNEPTRERIQSAADRARFDDTTKCILCACCTTSCPVFWNEGSYYGPAAIVNAHRFIFDSRDEGAVERLDILNDIDGVWRCRTTFNCTDACPRGIQVTQAIQEVKRALMFSR